One region of Oncorhynchus mykiss isolate Arlee chromosome 8, USDA_OmykA_1.1, whole genome shotgun sequence genomic DNA includes:
- the LOC110530280 gene encoding cytochrome P450 7B1: MLEFVLPLLFGFLALYLISVRFSRTRRDGEPPLVNGWIPFLGKALEFRKNAHGFLAAHKEKHGDVFTVLIAGKYMTFIMNPLLYPYVIKHGKQLDFHEFSDQVAPVTFGYPPVRSGKFPGMDEHIQRSFRLLQGDNLDNLTESMMGNLMLVFHKDYLDGESEWRTESMYQFCNSVMFEATFLTMYGKPAHTNRHSGMVMLRQDFVKFDNMFPLLIARIPISLLGGTKTIRDKLINYFHPQRMSTWSNTSGFIKERAALFEQYDCMGDVDKAAHHFAILWASVGNTVPATFWAMYYLLTHPEALAVVREEIHCVLKVSGLEADHNRDVTFTREQLDSLLYLESSINESLRLSSASMNIRVAQEDFSLRLEGERSIGVRKGDIISLYPQSMHMDPEIYENPEMYKFDRYVEDGKEKTDFYKDGQKLKYYWMPFGSGSTKCPGRYFAVNEIKQFLSLLLLHFDMEVVEGQEPCSLDSSRAGLGILLPATDVQIHYRPRQAREEEGDLCIKEE, from the exons ATGTTAGAGTTTGTTTTACCTTTGTTGTTTGGCTTTTTGGCACTCTACTTAATCAGCGTGCGGTTCAGCAGAACAAG GAGAGATGGGGAGCCTCCACTTGTAAATGGTTGGATTCCATTCCTTGGGAAAGCTTTGGAGTTTCGAAAGAATGCACATGGATTTCTTGCAGCACATAAGGAGAAACATGGAGATGTATTTACTGTGCTGATTGCTG GTAAATACATGACGTTTATAATGAACCCGTTGCTGTATCCGTACGTCATCAAACATGGCAAACAGCTGGACTTCCATGAGTTTTCTGACCAAGTGGCCCCCGTGACGTTCGGCTACCCCCCTGTCAGGAGCGGCAAGTTCCCCGGAATGGACGAGCACATCCAGAGGTCCTTCCGCCTTCTGCAGGGCGACAACCTCGATAACCTGACAGAGAGCATGATGGGAAATCTCATGCTTGTGTTCCATAAAGACTACCTGGATGGGGAGAGCGAGTGGAGGACTGAAAGTATGTACCAGTTCTGCAATTCGGTCATGTTTGAGGCTACTTTCCTGACCATGTATGGCAAACCTGCCCACACCAACAGACACAGCGGAATGGTGATGCTCCGACAGGACTTTGTCAAGTTCGACAACATGTTCCCCCTCCTCATCGCCAGGATCCCCATCTCTTTGCTGGGAGGAACCAAGACCATCCGGGATAAACTCATCAACTACTTCCACCCTCAGAGGATGTCTACATGGTCCAACACGTCTGGGTTCATAAAGGAAAGAGCAGCACTGTTTGAACAGTATGACTGCATGGGAGACGTAGATAAAGCAG CTCATCATTTTGCCATTCTATGGGCGTCGGTGGGAAACACAGTCCCAGCCACCTTCTGGGCCATGTATTACCTGTTGACACACCCAGAGGCCCTTGCAGTAGTGCGTGAGGAGATCCATTGTGTCCTGAAGGTCTCCGGACTAGAAGCAGATCACAACCGAGACGTCACCTTCACCCGAGAACAGCTGGACAGCCTACTGTATCTTG AGAGCTCCATAAACGAGAGTCTGCGGCTGTCTTCAGCTTCCATGAACATCCGTGTGGCCCAGGAGGACTTCAGCTTGCGGCTGGAGGGAGAGCGCTCCATCGGAGTGAGGAAAGGAGATATCATCTCCCTGTATCCCCAGAGCATGCACATGGACCCCGAGATCTATGAGAATCCAGAG ATGTACAAGTTTGACCGATACGTCGAAGACGGAAAGGAAAAGACAGACTTCTATAAGGACGGCCAGAAGCTGAAGTACTACTGGATGCCATTTGGCTCGGGCTCCACTAAGTGCCCAGGAAGATACTTTGCTGTGAATGAGATAAAGCAGTtcctgtctctgctgctgcttcATTTTGAcatggaggtggtggaggggcaGGAGCCGTGTTCCCTGGACTCTAGCCGtgctggcctgggtatcctgctCCCTGCCACAGACGTCCAGATCCACTACAGACCACGTCaggccagagaggaagagggggacctCTGTATAAAGGAAGAATAG
- the LOC110530281 gene encoding class E basic helix-loop-helix protein 22-like, which produces MDSFRSGSSIGLSPSPRDRQSPMSFDQEHSQPGTMAGVQAGTLGFPSESLCVKYGEFLKHTAAAAAAAESSGGEQSQDDDSDGIGRSDMVLFPEERLMASMAKCDAGKKHKEQKVLRLNINARERRRMHDLNDALDELRSVIPYAHSPSVRKLSKIATLLLAKNYILMQAQALEEMRRLVTYLNHGPGVTAANTSGAPGLGLYDQQTGYPFSAGTPDPFHSNANLFNKHFNHKP; this is translated from the coding sequence ATGGATTCTTTCAGATCGGGCTCTAGCATAggactgtctccctctcccagaGACCGACAATCACCCATGAGTTTTGATCAGGAGCACTCACAACCGGGAACAATGGCCGGAGTTCAGGCGGGAACACTTGGCTTCCCATCTGAATCGCTGTGCGTAAAGTACGGGGAATTTTTAAAACACACCGCTGCCGCCGCAGCAGCCGCTGAGAGCAGTGGCGGGGAGCAGAGTCAGGATGATGACAGTGATGGCATTGGCAGGAGTGACATGGTGCTTTTTCCTGAGGAAAGGCTCATGGCATCAATGGCCAAATGTGACGCAGGTAAGAAACACAAAGAGCAGAAAGTGCTGCGGCTGAACATTAACGCCcgtgagaggaggaggatgcaTGACCTGAACGACGCGCTCGATGAACTGAGGTCGGTGATCCCCTACGCGCACAGCCCGTCCGTACGGAAGTTATCCAAAATAGCCACTTTGCTCCTCGCCAAAAACTACATCCTCATGCAAGCGCAAGCACTTGAAGAGATGAGAAGACTTGTCACTTACCTTAACCATGGACCCGGCGTTACCGCGGCGAATACATCTGGTGCACCCGGATTAGGGCTCTATGACCAGCAGACAGGATACCCGTTCTCTGCTGGGACTCCAGACCCTTTCCATAGCAATGCAAATCTCTTTAATAAACACTTCAACCATAAACCTTGA